From Acropora muricata isolate sample 2 chromosome 14, ASM3666990v1, whole genome shotgun sequence, one genomic window encodes:
- the LOC136897473 gene encoding uncharacterized protein gives MQVTQFLFVYILHNLKTTQANCQTRCEQTNLPTTDTRLANRALVGHSFKNFTVNKPYDCHLLCFVEKCRCQAYQMKGKHSCELLDEDRFAAPTDFVEEQGYEYYDMSREYEEEETNNACANQPCSNRCCEDNPCSNGGTCTELCQHAKQKFNCTCAIGYAGKFCEKNIPIPQSCKQLQLEANNSIQSDVYSLYDPTTKTRYQTFCDFTFETGFVWTLLESFSLANKNHFAKQQFYKDYAVNQNFFKWNKFRLSLPIMNSTLRHSTPFRATCNFNTDGLVTTDYLRGKTTELNILLLKGKLCVTLEYINIRGYQGYNSSVMMTQEIWHLHTDITNPSHRCSSVDDSTTQWWFGEK, from the exons ATGCAAGTTACTCAATTCCTATTCGTGTACATTCTGCACAATTTAAAGACAACGCAAGCAAACTGTCAGACGAGATGCGAACAGACAAACCTGCCAACCACCGATACAAGATTGGCAAACCGCGCATTGgtgggacacagcttcaagaacttcaCAGTCAACAAACCGTACGACTGTCATCTTCTCTGCTTTGTTGAGaaatgcagatgtcaagcctaccaaatgaaggGAAAGCACAGCTGTGAGTTGCTCGATGAAGACAGGTTTGCGGCCCCCACTGACTTTGTAGAGGAACAAGGTTACGAGTattatgacatgagcagagaaTATGAGGAAGAG GAGACAAACAACGCATGTGCAAATCAACCATGCAGTAACAGGTGCTGTGAAGACAATCCCTGTTCCAATGGAGGAACATGCACCGAACTGTGCCAGCAcgccaaacaaaagttcaacTGCACATGCGCGATTGGATATGCTGGAAAATTCTGTGAGAAAAATATTCCTATTCCTCAATCTTGCAAGCAGTTACAACTCGAGGCTAATAACTCAATACAATCAGATGTATACTCCTTGTATGATCCAACAACGAAGACGCGGTACCAAACTTTCTGTGATTTCACTTTTGAAACtggattcgtttggactctGCTCGAGTCCTTCAGCTTAGCCAACAAAAACCATTTCGCGAAACAGCAATTTTACAAGGATTACGCAGTGAACCAGAACTTTTTCAAGTGGAACAAGTTTCGTCTGTCACTGCCGATAATGAATTCAACACTGCGCCATTCTACGCCCTTCCGAGCAACTTGCAACTTCAACACTGATGGACTGGTAACTACGGATTACTTAAGAGGCAAGACAACCGAACTCAACATCCTGCTGCTGAAAGGTAAACTATGTGTAACATTagaatatatcaatatcagaggCTATCAGGGCTACAACTCCTCTGTTATGATGACTCAAGAAATTTGGCACCTTCACACTGACATAACCAATCCTTCACACAGATGCTCCTCGGTGGATGATTCTACCACACAGTGGTGGTTTGGCGAAAAGTAA